DNA from Synechococcus sp. CBW1108:
CAGGAGCCGGCTGCAAACCCCCTGCCTGAGGCCCTATTGGCGGTTCTGGGGCGACGGGGCTTCACCAGTCCAGGGCAGATCGGGGCCCTGCTCGATCCGCCCGCCGCTCCGGCCGCCGGTCGCCACTTCGCCGATCTGGCCAAGGCCGTGGCCCGGCTCAAAAGGGCCTGCGGCCAGGGCGAGCAAGTGGCAATTTGCGGGGATTACGACGCCGACGGCATGACCAGCACGGCCCTGCTGGTGGGGGTGCTCCAAAGACTGGGAGCCCGGCCGATCGCCGCCATCCCCAGCCGCATGGATGACGGCTACGGCCTGAACGCCGCAATGGTCGAGCGCTTGGCCGAGCAGGGTGTGGCCCTGCTGGTGACGGTGGACAACGGCGTCTCGGCCCTCGAGGCCCTGGAGCGGGCCGAGGCCCTCGGCATCGAGGCGATCATCACCGACCACCACGCGATTCCAGATCCCCTGCCGCCCCACCTGGCCCTGCTCCATCCCCAGCGAACCCCGGCGGACTCCCCCTATCGGGGCCTGGCCGGGGTTGGCCTGGCCTACGTGCTCGCCTCGGCCCTTTGCAAGAGCCTGCGTCGGGCCGATGGCCTGAAGATTGCGCTCGACTTGTTCTGCATCGGCACCATCGCCGACATGGCGCCCCTGGTGGGGGTCAACCGGCGCTGGTTGATCGATGGCTTGCCCGAACTGGGTCGCAGCCCCCTGGTCGGCCTGCAGGCTCTCCAACAGCTGGCGGGTCTCGACGATGGGCCCTTGAACGCCCAGGCGGTGGGCTTCCAGATCGCCCCTCGCATCAATGCCGTGGGCCGGCTGGGCGATCCCCAGCTGGTGGTGGAGCTCCTCACCACGGAGGATCCGGATCGGGCCCTGGCCCTGGCCCGCGAGTGTGAAGCCCTCAACCGGCAACGACGCGAGCTCTGCAGCGCCATTGAGGCCGAGGCCCTGGCCCTGCTGGAGGCAGATGGTCCACGCCGGCCGGCCTTCCTGCTGCTGGCCCAGAACCATTGGCACCACGGGGTGATCGGCATTGTCGCCGCCAGGCTGGTGGAGCGATTTGGCCTGCCCGCCGCCCTGCTGGCTGGGGAGGGCAATGGTCGCCTGCGGGCCTCGGTGCGGGCCCCGCGAGGCTTTGCGGTGGACCAAGCCCTGCAGCACTGTGCGCCCCTACTGGAGCGATTTGGCGGCCATCCCGCAGCGGGGGGATTCACGGTGCGGGCTGATCAGGTGGCGGCCCTGCATGCCGAACTGGAGGGACTCGCCCAGAGCTGGCTGCAACAGAGCGGCAGGGGCACCCCGGTGGAACCGGAAGCCCTGCTGGGCCTGGGCCAGGTTGACCGCGATTTCCTGGGCCAACTGCAACGGCTGGAGCCCTTCGGTATCGGCCATCCAGATCCGGTGTTCTGGAGCCAGGGCTGCCAGGTTGCCTCCCAGAAGCTCTTGCGGGGCGGCCACCTCCAGCTGGAGTTGGTGCAGGGCGAGCATCGCCTACGGGCCATGGGCTGGCGCTGGCAGGGCCCAGCCAACCTGCCGGCCAGGGTGGATGCGGCCTACCGGCTCAGGCTGGATCACTGGCAGGGCCAGGAGCGCCTGCAGCTGGAGCTGGTGGGCCTGCGGCCCAGTGCCAGCGAAGCTAACTGCGAGGGGGAAGTGGTGTTGCGGCGCCGCGACCGCACCTACTGGTGCCGGCGAGCAGGGTCCGGCCTGGTGGTGCGCAACGCGGCCGGTCACGAACTCAGCAGCGAAGAGGCCGCCAGCCATGACCACCCCTACGTCCGCGCCCTGATCCAGGATGCGGCCATCGCCCTGGGCCTGGTCGCATGAGCGGACCAACCCTGCAGCTGAGGGGTCTCCAGCTGGCTGGTCTGCTGCTGCTTGGCCTACTGGTGGGGCTGGCCTGCTGGCCCCTCAACCTGATGGACCACGCCCAGGACCTGCTGTTGCACCAGTTGCCGGGTTTCAGTGGCGACTC
Protein-coding regions in this window:
- the recJ gene encoding single-stranded-DNA-specific exonuclease RecJ, whose product is MASTWKLSLLPALDEQRWHLPAPLAPGCLSQEPAANPLPEALLAVLGRRGFTSPGQIGALLDPPAAPAAGRHFADLAKAVARLKRACGQGEQVAICGDYDADGMTSTALLVGVLQRLGARPIAAIPSRMDDGYGLNAAMVERLAEQGVALLVTVDNGVSALEALERAEALGIEAIITDHHAIPDPLPPHLALLHPQRTPADSPYRGLAGVGLAYVLASALCKSLRRADGLKIALDLFCIGTIADMAPLVGVNRRWLIDGLPELGRSPLVGLQALQQLAGLDDGPLNAQAVGFQIAPRINAVGRLGDPQLVVELLTTEDPDRALALARECEALNRQRRELCSAIEAEALALLEADGPRRPAFLLLAQNHWHHGVIGIVAARLVERFGLPAALLAGEGNGRLRASVRAPRGFAVDQALQHCAPLLERFGGHPAAGGFTVRADQVAALHAELEGLAQSWLQQSGRGTPVEPEALLGLGQVDRDFLGQLQRLEPFGIGHPDPVFWSQGCQVASQKLLRGGHLQLELVQGEHRLRAMGWRWQGPANLPARVDAAYRLRLDHWQGQERLQLELVGLRPSASEANCEGEVVLRRRDRTYWCRRAGSGLVVRNAAGHELSSEEAASHDHPYVRALIQDAAIALGLVA